A genomic stretch from Engraulis encrasicolus isolate BLACKSEA-1 chromosome 12, IST_EnEncr_1.0, whole genome shotgun sequence includes:
- the LOC134459555 gene encoding transmembrane protease serine 3-like, whose product MWYVEPPAQVSLCESHHLGDTQARGVVTARHGPGVWSRVVASQATVEGGGGGGETQEGAGAGETLEVVSVTEEDELPTVETPSTFVVSSQGSQTSGQHRDLWDPEGQDPHVPATSPEPHLPQVSTQHLPATPNPLANPTNDLSEGWCFPWCSTRLWLLLSVCVLAALGIVLGVGLGVGLSCAGKVHCSSSGLCISRAALCDGQQDCTGGEDELNCVRVSGRSAVLQVRSKGVWLTVCSEPSWEINLGQAACKQLGFSSYVSASSLHLSAVEPDLQSDLVLVNVSQSASSQQSTKLHTSQLSTRVVGGNVSREGQTPWQVSLHYQNQHVCGGSIITQQWIITAAHCVSGFSDVSLWSIYAGLLTQPLSSVGSLGLQKIITHHNYRTNSLDYDIALLQLTKPVAFNGLVEPICLPSSGEMFKEGHMCLISGWGATEDDGESSVQLLVAEVPLISTTRCNEPLVHQGSITPWMICAGYLEGGTDTCQGDSGGPLACEVEGSTWTLVGVTSWGQGCAQRNKPGVYTRISSALSWIHQELEVKTHMIGKRVSMTSQA is encoded by the exons ATGTGGTATGTGGAGCCACCTGCTCAGGTGTCCCTTTGTGAATCACATCACCTGGGGGACACGCAGGCCAGGGGTGTGGTCACGGCACGACACGGCCCGGGGGTGTGGTCACGGGTGGTCGCATCGCAGGCTACG GTcgaagggggtggtggtgggggtgagacgCAGGAGGGAGCCGGAGCAGGGGAGACTCTGGAGGTTGTGTCTGTAACCGAGGAAGACGAGCTCCCGACAGTTGAGACGCCCTCCACCTTCGTCGTCAGTTCTCAGGGCAGCCAGACGAGCGGCCAACACCGCGACCTCTGGGACCCCGAAGGTCAGGACCCTCATGTCCCCGCCACCTCGCCGGAGCCTCACCTCCCCCAAGTCTCGACGCAGCACTTGCCTGCGACCCCAAACCCGCTGGCCAACCCCA CTAACGACCTGAGTGAGGGCTGGTGTTTCCCCTGGTGCTCGACACGTCTCTGGctgcttctgagtgtgtgtgtgctggcggcGCTCGGCATCGTGCTAGGAGTGGGGCTCGGAg tgggttTGAGTTGTGCAGGGAAGGTGCACTGCTCCTCATCGGGTCTGTGCATCAGCAGAGCGGCACTGTGTGACGGACAGCAAGATTGCACTGGAGGAGAGGACGAGCTCAACtgtg TGCGTGTGAGTGGGCGGAGTGCGGTGCTGCAGGTGCGCAGTAAGGGGGTGTGGCTAACAGTCTGCTCGGAGCCCAGCTGGGAGATTAACCTGGGCCAGGCGGCCTGCAAGCAGCTGGGCTtctccag ctATGTGAGTGCGTCCTCCCTACATCTGTCTGCTGTGGAGCCAGACCTCCAGAGTGACTTGGTGCTGGTCAACGTGAGCCAATCAGCATCAAGCCAGCAGAGCACCAAACTACACACCTCTCAGCTcag CACCCGTGTGGTGGGGGGCAACGTGTCGAGAGAGGGCCAGACACCATGGCAG GTCAGTCTGCACTACCAGAACCAGCACGTCTGTGGAGGGTCCATCATCACACAGCAGTGGATCATCACCGCAGCACACTGTGTCTCTGG GTTCTCTGATGTGAGTCTGTGGAGTATATATGCGGGCCTGTTGACTCAGCCCCTCAGCAGTGTGGGGTCCCTGGGCCTCCAGAAGATCATTACGCATCATAACTACCGCACCAACAGTCTGGACTATGACATCGCTCTACTACAGCTCACAAAGCCTGTCGCCTTCAATG GGCTGGTGGAGCCCATCTGTCTCCCCAGCTCAGGGGAGATGTTCAAGGAGGGACACATGTGCCTCATCTCTGGCTGGGGGGCCACAGAGGACGACG gagagagcAGTGTTCAGCTCCTGGTGGCGGAGGTGCCCCTGATCTCCACTACCAGGTGTAACGAGCCGCTGGTGCACCAGGGAAGCATCACGCCATGGATGATCTGCGCTGGCTACCTGGAGGGAGGCACCGACACCTGTCAG GGCGACAGTGGAGGTCCTCTGGCCTGTGAGGTGGAGGGCAGCACCTGGACCCTGGTGGGCGTGACCAGCTGGGGCCAAGGCTGCGCGCAGAGGAACAAGCCAGGGGTCTACACACGCATCAGCAGCGCCCTCAGCTGGATACACCAGGAACTGGAGGTGAAAACACACatgat AGGGAAGAGGGTCAGCATGACTAGCCAAGCCTAA